The Staphylothermus marinus F1 genome has a segment encoding these proteins:
- a CDS encoding KaiC domain-containing protein — MVERVKTGIPGFDEIVNGGIPKRNVVLLSGGPGTGKSIFGTQYLWNGLQMGEPGVFVALEEHPVQVRINMRQFGWDVRPYEQQGVFAIVDAFTGGIGEAAKREKYVVRDPTDVGELIDVLKQAIRDVGALRVVIDSVSTLYLTKPAVARGVVLQLKRVLSGLGTTSILVSQVSVTERGFGGPGVEHAADGIVRLDLDEYNGELVRSIIVWKMRGTKHSMRRHPFEITDKGIIIHHDKVVRIKGGTAYIEGA, encoded by the coding sequence ATGGTGGAAAGAGTAAAAACAGGTATTCCAGGATTCGATGAAATAGTTAATGGTGGAATTCCAAAAAGAAACGTTGTATTATTAAGCGGAGGCCCTGGAACTGGTAAATCAATTTTCGGTACACAATATTTATGGAACGGTCTTCAAATGGGTGAGCCTGGAGTATTTGTAGCATTAGAAGAACATCCAGTACAGGTAAGAATTAATATGAGACAGTTTGGATGGGATGTAAGACCATATGAGCAACAAGGAGTATTTGCGATTGTTGATGCTTTTACGGGAGGAATAGGTGAAGCAGCTAAAAGGGAGAAATATGTGGTAAGAGACCCTACCGACGTTGGCGAGTTAATAGATGTTTTAAAACAAGCTATTAGAGATGTAGGAGCTTTGAGAGTAGTTATAGACTCGGTTTCAACACTTTACTTAACAAAACCTGCAGTTGCAAGAGGCGTAGTGTTGCAATTAAAGAGGGTATTATCAGGACTTGGTACTACATCTATTCTTGTATCGCAAGTATCGGTTACCGAGCGCGGATTTGGTGGACCAGGTGTAGAGCATGCAGCTGATGGTATAGTAAGGCTTGATCTAGATGAATATAATGGTGAACTTGTAAGAAGTATTATTGTCTGGAAAATGAGAGGTACAAAACATAGTATGAGAAGACATCCTTTCGAAATAACAGATAAAGGAATAATTATTCATCACGACAAAGTCGTTAGAATTAAAGGTGGAACAGCTTATATTGAAGGAGCCTAG
- the rgy gene encoding reverse gyrase gives MVELKHIHGYYRYSCPNCGGEDSDLRLIHKAPCDKCIEEELFYRIRENIGEKSYKEILETYYRMLLKNNKLKKRFEFLYKFEEKLEKFEKFFSEATGGYKFWSAQRTWARRLLKRRSFSIIAPTGMGKTMFALISSLYLSKKQIMIQKNRISRKKIYLVFPTTPLLLQAEKKLRKLAEQEKIPVCQEEDSDQTCLNIISIHGRVPKKKREKLLEEIRSGNFDILLSTNMFMHKNYELLLDKKYELIVMDDVDAILRSGKAIRILFYILGLTDQEINEAIEYLKLRQRLALKLSEEERRELEEKLETLEKRIEKYKRKIDTVVIVSSATGKPRGIYPRLFRILLNFEAGSRAEAIRNIVDTYTYSKESLEQTIIRLAKKLGDGGLIFVPIDKGVEYAETIAELLKKHGINAEAFHAKKAVKLLEEFASGNIDILVGVATYYGVMVRGLDLPDRVKYAIFTGVPRHKFSTRLESPSPIDVLRIFTILRDVLEGEEKRKAEILIGRISLRLRRLSQGALMKLKEDFMKKLQGEEVEEYPLLSLLMEALSMARELLSKPEIWEKLKQKGDVALVQEDGKSYILIPDVATYIQASGRTSRLYPGGITKGLSIVIVDDQRLLNGLIKRMRWLFEEFDMKRLDEVDLDKLMKEINEERRKVKMILEGRIEVEKTLELTKSALLIVESPNKARTIANFFGKPSIRILENGMPVYDVTTGDYVLSIIASIGHVYDLVVDDGLYNYGVRLVGDKFIPVYTDIKRCNKCGYQFTAETNTCPKCGSRDISRKLDIVETLRELANEVDVVFIGTDPDTEGEKIGWDIKVLLEPYAREIKRVEFHEITRKAILNAIRNPRDFDMKLVEAQIVRRVEDRWLGFALSKKVQKYFWPIYCFKVLHPLLNKYVREGKRITDKMPFCCIENRNLSAGRVQTPVLGYIIRRFKEHNDESKFRYLLTIKINDSRLRVDIDRSVLEIIGITSHRNLIGYRVEVREEDRKEEIINPPPPFTTDTLLEEASIRLGLSTTRTMEIAQELFELGLITYHRTDSTRISDAGINVARQYLEEKLGEKAKEVFKPRTWGVGGAHEAIRPTRPIDADRLAELIREGALILARPLTRLHYMVYKLIFNRFIASQMIPAKIVKQVLKIRMNGYEKKVERVIGIIEKGFLEFYQTVNVEEEVKPGTYPVVDVEVLKPPLARYHDVIKWMKTNGIGRPSTYAKIIQTLIDRKYVNVSKRVKALIPTKRGTMVYEEFLDKYYKDVVSVEVTRELEKKMKEVEEGIRDYQEVLHEIFNELKTKIIDNPVVNKELEQKWSKHCGQIESSK, from the coding sequence ATGGTGGAATTAAAGCATATTCATGGATATTATAGATATTCGTGTCCTAATTGTGGCGGCGAAGATAGTGACCTACGATTAATACATAAAGCACCATGTGATAAGTGTATTGAGGAAGAACTATTTTATAGAATCAGAGAAAACATTGGTGAAAAATCCTACAAGGAAATACTTGAAACATACTATAGAATGCTTCTAAAAAATAATAAGTTGAAGAAAAGATTTGAGTTCCTATATAAATTTGAGGAAAAACTAGAAAAATTCGAGAAATTTTTCAGCGAAGCAACAGGAGGATATAAGTTCTGGAGTGCACAAAGAACATGGGCTAGACGATTATTAAAACGTAGATCCTTCAGCATCATAGCACCTACCGGTATGGGTAAAACAATGTTTGCATTGATAAGTTCGCTTTATTTATCTAAAAAACAAATCATGATCCAAAAGAATAGGATTTCACGTAAAAAGATCTATTTAGTATTTCCCACTACGCCTCTATTACTCCAAGCTGAGAAAAAGCTTAGAAAACTAGCTGAACAGGAAAAAATACCTGTTTGCCAAGAAGAAGATTCTGATCAAACATGTTTAAATATTATCAGTATACATGGACGTGTTCCTAAGAAGAAACGAGAGAAATTATTAGAAGAAATTAGATCAGGAAATTTCGACATATTGTTATCAACTAATATGTTTATGCATAAAAACTATGAGTTATTGCTTGACAAGAAATACGAATTAATAGTCATGGATGATGTCGACGCTATACTGCGCAGTGGAAAAGCTATACGTATACTTTTCTATATATTAGGGCTTACCGATCAAGAAATAAATGAAGCTATAGAATACCTAAAGCTAAGACAGAGATTAGCATTAAAATTATCAGAAGAAGAAAGAAGAGAACTAGAAGAAAAACTAGAAACATTAGAGAAGAGAATAGAGAAGTATAAAAGAAAAATCGACACAGTTGTTATTGTTTCAAGTGCAACAGGTAAACCTAGAGGAATTTATCCAAGACTATTTAGAATATTACTAAACTTTGAAGCAGGTTCTAGAGCTGAAGCTATCAGGAACATTGTTGATACTTATACTTATTCCAAAGAATCGCTTGAACAAACAATTATTAGGCTCGCAAAGAAACTGGGCGATGGAGGACTAATATTTGTTCCAATAGATAAGGGAGTCGAGTATGCTGAGACTATAGCTGAGCTTTTAAAGAAACATGGAATAAACGCTGAAGCATTTCACGCGAAAAAAGCGGTTAAATTACTGGAAGAATTCGCTTCTGGCAATATAGATATCCTGGTCGGTGTAGCAACATATTATGGAGTAATGGTTCGTGGACTAGATCTGCCGGACAGAGTTAAGTATGCCATATTCACAGGTGTCCCTAGACACAAATTCAGTACAAGATTAGAGTCACCCTCACCCATCGATGTGCTACGAATATTCACAATTCTTCGGGATGTACTTGAAGGAGAAGAAAAAAGAAAAGCCGAGATCCTGATTGGCCGTATATCGTTGAGGCTCAGACGACTCAGTCAAGGAGCACTTATGAAATTAAAAGAGGACTTCATGAAGAAGCTTCAAGGAGAAGAGGTTGAAGAGTACCCATTACTATCTCTGTTAATGGAAGCATTATCGATGGCTAGAGAATTACTTTCCAAACCAGAGATCTGGGAGAAACTAAAACAAAAAGGAGATGTAGCTCTAGTTCAGGAGGACGGTAAATCTTATATTTTGATCCCAGATGTCGCGACATATATTCAAGCAAGCGGTAGAACTTCTAGATTATATCCCGGAGGGATCACTAAGGGATTATCCATAGTCATAGTTGATGATCAGAGACTATTAAATGGACTAATTAAAAGGATGAGATGGCTATTTGAAGAATTTGATATGAAGAGACTAGACGAAGTAGACTTAGATAAACTCATGAAAGAAATAAATGAGGAAAGAAGAAAAGTCAAAATGATACTGGAAGGCAGAATTGAAGTAGAGAAAACACTTGAACTAACAAAATCAGCGTTACTCATAGTGGAGTCTCCTAATAAGGCTAGAACAATAGCTAATTTCTTCGGAAAACCCTCTATAAGAATACTAGAAAACGGTATGCCCGTATACGACGTTACTACGGGTGACTATGTATTATCAATAATTGCTAGCATAGGCCACGTATATGATCTAGTAGTTGACGATGGACTATACAATTACGGCGTCAGACTAGTCGGTGATAAATTCATCCCAGTATATACAGATATAAAAAGATGTAATAAGTGCGGATACCAGTTCACAGCTGAAACAAATACATGTCCAAAATGTGGTAGCAGAGATATATCGAGAAAACTAGACATAGTAGAAACACTACGCGAACTAGCAAACGAAGTAGATGTAGTATTTATTGGCACAGATCCAGATACTGAAGGAGAAAAGATTGGGTGGGACATTAAAGTATTACTAGAACCATATGCCAGGGAGATCAAAAGAGTGGAATTTCATGAAATTACTAGAAAAGCTATATTAAATGCGATAAGAAATCCCAGAGACTTCGATATGAAGCTTGTGGAAGCACAAATTGTTCGTAGAGTAGAGGATCGATGGCTTGGTTTCGCATTATCTAAGAAGGTACAGAAATACTTCTGGCCAATATACTGTTTCAAAGTCTTACACCCTCTCCTCAATAAATATGTAAGGGAAGGGAAGAGAATCACAGATAAAATGCCGTTTTGCTGTATAGAGAATAGAAACCTTAGTGCTGGAAGAGTTCAAACTCCTGTACTAGGATATATTATTAGAAGATTCAAAGAACATAATGATGAGTCAAAGTTCAGATATTTATTGACGATAAAGATCAATGATAGTAGGTTACGAGTAGATATTGATAGAAGTGTATTAGAAATTATCGGAATTACCTCACATAGAAACCTTATTGGCTATAGAGTCGAAGTTCGAGAAGAAGATAGAAAAGAGGAGATCATTAATCCTCCTCCACCGTTCACGACAGATACATTACTAGAAGAAGCATCTATTAGACTAGGATTATCGACAACACGTACAATGGAGATTGCACAAGAACTATTCGAATTAGGTCTGATAACATATCATAGAACAGATAGTACAAGGATAAGCGATGCTGGAATAAATGTTGCAAGACAGTATCTTGAAGAAAAACTTGGTGAAAAAGCAAAGGAAGTATTTAAACCGAGAACATGGGGTGTAGGCGGTGCTCACGAGGCAATAAGACCTACTAGGCCCATTGATGCTGATAGATTAGCAGAGCTGATTCGCGAGGGGGCATTAATTCTTGCAAGACCATTAACTAGACTACACTACATGGTTTACAAATTAATATTCAATAGATTCATTGCTAGCCAAATGATTCCTGCAAAGATTGTGAAACAAGTTCTCAAGATTAGAATGAACGGATATGAGAAGAAAGTTGAAAGAGTAATAGGTATTATCGAGAAAGGATTCCTAGAATTCTATCAAACAGTTAATGTAGAGGAAGAAGTTAAACCAGGGACTTATCCAGTAGTGGATGTAGAAGTATTAAAACCGCCCTTAGCTAGATATCATGATGTCATTAAATGGATGAAGACCAATGGAATAGGTAGACCGAGCACCTATGCTAAAATAATACAGACACTAATCGATAGAAAATACGTTAACGTATCTAAGCGTGTAAAAGCATTAATTCCAACAAAAAGAGGAACAATGGTATATGAAGAATTCTTGGATAAGTACTACAAAGATGTTGTCAGCGTAGAAGTAACAAGGGAGTTGGAAAAGAAAATGAAAGAAGTAGAAGAGGGTATTAGAGATTATCAGGAAGTTCTTCATGAAATATTTAATGAACTAAAAACTAAAATCATAGATAACCCTGTAGTGAACAAAGAATTGGAACAGAAGTGGAGTAAACATTGCGGACAAATAGAGTCTTCAAAATAA
- a CDS encoding KaiC domain-containing protein, whose translation MSQLSIERIPTGVKGLDEILRGGIPRGFVVAVVGEPGTGKTVFCIHFIGKGLEMGDKGIYVTTEESRESIIRQAAMFNIDLRKYLDEGNLVIIDALMEERGDPWSLRELDIEELLSKIIEAKKYLGYGHARLVIDSMSAFWLDKPAMARKYSYIVKRRLARWNMTILLTSQYAVTTSLGFGFGVEHVADGIIRFRKSVLGGELKRFLVVEKMRQTDHDKRVFLIDIVNEKGLVVLGPYNISRGEISLPFSVLAKMLSAELKKETELMSGDLEGSDLENNL comes from the coding sequence TTGAGTCAACTAAGTATTGAGAGAATTCCCACAGGTGTTAAAGGGCTAGATGAGATTTTACGCGGAGGTATTCCGCGAGGTTTTGTTGTAGCAGTTGTCGGGGAGCCTGGAACAGGGAAAACTGTGTTCTGCATACATTTCATTGGTAAAGGCTTAGAAATGGGTGATAAGGGGATATATGTAACAACTGAAGAGAGCCGTGAAAGTATTATTAGACAAGCCGCTATGTTCAACATTGATCTCAGAAAATACCTTGATGAAGGAAATCTAGTTATAATTGATGCTTTAATGGAGGAAAGAGGTGATCCCTGGAGTCTTAGAGAGTTAGATATAGAAGAGCTATTATCTAAGATTATAGAGGCCAAGAAATATCTTGGTTATGGCCATGCTAGACTAGTAATTGATTCCATGAGTGCATTCTGGCTGGATAAACCAGCAATGGCTAGAAAGTATAGCTACATTGTTAAAAGAAGACTTGCTAGATGGAACATGACTATTCTCTTAACAAGTCAATATGCTGTCACAACAAGTCTAGGTTTCGGTTTCGGTGTTGAACACGTAGCAGATGGAATCATTAGATTTAGAAAATCCGTTCTCGGAGGAGAACTTAAACGATTTCTAGTAGTCGAGAAAATGAGGCAAACAGATCATGATAAGCGAGTTTTTCTGATAGATATAGTGAATGAAAAGGGATTAGTTGTTTTAGGACCTTATAATATCAGTCGAGGCGAAATATCTCTACCATTTAGTGTTTTAGCAAAAATGTTATCAGCCGAGTTGAAAAAAGAGACCGAACTAATGAGTGGAGATTTAGAGGGGTCTGATTTAGAAAATAATCTTTAA
- a CDS encoding UbiX family flavin prenyltransferase: protein MNNRIIVGISGASGIRYALKLLDMCSLMKRKYSEVDVIVTDNAKLVARVEEGIDDIIDYLRKNNCVEKIYGEKDWFSPLSSSSNLAHSDMVIIPASMNTVAKLAASIQDNLLLRTAASIMRLHRKLIIVFRETPLSTMDLRNLYMLSMGGAVILPASPAFYSKPQTIDDIILFIVGKVFDSLGIPHDLYCRWMSC from the coding sequence TTGAATAATAGAATTATAGTTGGAATATCTGGTGCCAGCGGAATCAGATACGCCCTTAAATTACTAGATATGTGTTCGCTTATGAAAAGAAAATATAGTGAAGTAGATGTTATAGTAACAGATAACGCTAAGCTAGTGGCTAGGGTAGAGGAAGGAATTGATGATATAATTGATTATTTAAGAAAAAATAATTGTGTAGAGAAGATTTATGGAGAAAAAGATTGGTTTTCACCATTATCAAGTAGTAGCAACTTAGCCCATTCAGATATGGTGATAATTCCTGCTTCGATGAATACTGTAGCTAAACTAGCTGCTAGTATTCAGGACAACTTGTTGCTGAGAACGGCTGCTTCAATAATGAGGTTACACAGAAAATTAATTATTGTTTTCCGGGAAACTCCTTTATCAACTATGGATCTGAGGAACTTATACATGTTATCTATGGGTGGAGCAGTAATTTTACCAGCTAGCCCTGCATTTTATTCGAAGCCCCAAACAATAGATGATATAATATTGTTTATTGTTGGAAAAGTATTTGATTCCCTAGGAATTCCTCATGACTTATACTGTCGATGGATGTCGTGCTAG
- a CDS encoding CDC48 family AAA ATPase, whose product MPRNNNREIRLRVAEARQRDVGRKIVRISRTDMARIGVVTGDFVEIIGPRGSIIAQVWPAYPEDEGKDIIRMDGYLRRAIGASVGDIVSVKKTSVEPATKVVLAPTEPIRFGPDFVEYVRQFLIRKPLSRGEEIEIPIFGMSLKFVVIATQPGYRVYVTDETEIQIRSEPVKEEVIERARMIPKVTWEDIGDLEEAKQKIREIVELPLKHPELFKHLGIEPPKGILLYGPPGTGKTLLAKALANEIGAYFTAINGPEIMSKFYGESEQRLREIFEEAERNAPAIIFIDEIDSIAPKREEVTGEVEKRVVAQLLALMDGLKERGKVIVIGATNRPDALDPALRRPGRFDREIEIPPPDKRARREILAVHTRNMPLEEDVDLDKIAEMTHGYTGADLAALVKEAAMAALRRFIKEGKIDLTQPIPAEKLRDLKVKMSDFLEAMKYVQPTLIREIYVEVPEVRWSDIGGLEDVKQQLREAVEWPMKHPEVFEQMGIEPPKGILLFGPPGTGKTLLAKAVATESGANFIAVRGPEILSKWVGESEKAIRQIFRRARQVAPAVVFFDEIDSIAPARGYRHDTSGVTDRIVNQLLTELDGIEPLRKVVVIAATNRPDILDPALLRPGRFDRLIYVPPPDFKARIEIFKVHTKKMPLAPDVDLEELARRTEGYTGADIAAVCREAAILALREEFKVRPVEMKHFLEALKHVPPSLTRTDMERYERMAKELKRMGGLPYRV is encoded by the coding sequence ATGCCTAGAAATAATAATAGAGAGATAAGACTTAGAGTAGCAGAAGCAAGACAAAGAGATGTTGGGAGAAAGATTGTCAGGATCAGTAGAACAGATATGGCCAGGATAGGAGTTGTTACAGGAGATTTCGTGGAAATCATTGGTCCTCGAGGAAGCATTATTGCGCAGGTTTGGCCGGCTTATCCTGAAGATGAAGGTAAAGACATAATACGTATGGATGGATATTTACGTAGAGCTATTGGAGCTAGTGTTGGAGACATAGTTAGTGTTAAGAAAACAAGTGTTGAGCCGGCAACTAAAGTAGTTCTAGCACCAACAGAACCTATACGTTTCGGTCCAGATTTCGTTGAATATGTTCGTCAATTCTTAATTAGAAAACCACTTAGCAGAGGTGAGGAAATAGAAATCCCGATATTTGGTATGAGCCTAAAATTTGTCGTTATAGCAACACAGCCTGGATACAGAGTATATGTGACTGATGAAACAGAGATACAGATACGTAGCGAACCTGTTAAGGAGGAAGTTATTGAAAGAGCTAGGATGATACCTAAAGTAACTTGGGAAGACATAGGTGATCTTGAGGAAGCTAAGCAAAAGATAAGGGAAATAGTTGAATTACCATTAAAACATCCCGAACTATTCAAACATTTAGGTATAGAGCCTCCAAAGGGTATCTTACTGTATGGTCCACCAGGTACTGGTAAGACATTATTAGCTAAAGCCTTAGCTAACGAGATTGGAGCATACTTTACAGCGATAAATGGTCCTGAGATAATGAGTAAGTTCTATGGTGAATCAGAGCAGAGGCTTAGAGAAATATTTGAAGAAGCTGAGAGAAACGCTCCAGCAATAATATTCATAGATGAAATAGACAGTATTGCTCCTAAGAGGGAAGAAGTTACTGGCGAAGTGGAAAAAAGAGTTGTAGCACAACTTCTAGCATTAATGGATGGTTTGAAAGAACGTGGAAAAGTAATAGTGATTGGAGCAACTAATAGACCTGACGCATTAGACCCAGCACTCCGTAGACCCGGAAGATTTGATAGAGAAATAGAGATTCCACCACCAGATAAGCGTGCTAGAAGAGAAATACTTGCTGTTCACACACGTAACATGCCCTTAGAGGAAGATGTTGATCTAGATAAGATTGCTGAAATGACTCATGGATATACAGGAGCAGATTTAGCTGCACTAGTTAAAGAAGCAGCAATGGCTGCACTAAGAAGATTCATTAAAGAAGGCAAAATAGATCTAACACAACCTATTCCAGCAGAGAAACTAAGAGATCTGAAAGTTAAAATGTCTGACTTCCTTGAAGCAATGAAATATGTGCAACCAACACTTATCAGGGAAATATATGTTGAAGTCCCAGAGGTTAGATGGAGCGATATTGGAGGCCTTGAAGATGTGAAGCAACAGTTAAGAGAAGCTGTTGAGTGGCCTATGAAGCATCCCGAAGTATTTGAACAAATGGGTATTGAGCCGCCTAAGGGAATACTATTGTTTGGACCGCCAGGTACTGGTAAGACATTATTAGCTAAAGCTGTTGCCACTGAGAGTGGTGCAAACTTCATAGCAGTAAGAGGACCAGAAATACTAAGCAAATGGGTAGGAGAATCAGAAAAAGCAATTAGACAAATATTTAGGAGAGCAAGACAAGTTGCTCCCGCCGTTGTGTTCTTTGATGAAATAGATTCGATCGCGCCTGCCCGTGGTTATAGGCATGATACAAGTGGAGTCACAGATCGTATTGTGAATCAATTATTAACAGAGCTTGATGGAATAGAGCCTCTTAGAAAAGTAGTAGTTATAGCTGCAACTAATAGACCAGACATTCTCGATCCAGCACTGCTTAGACCGGGAAGATTTGATAGATTAATATATGTGCCACCACCAGACTTTAAAGCGAGAATAGAAATATTCAAAGTACACACGAAGAAAATGCCTCTGGCACCCGATGTAGACTTAGAAGAACTAGCTAGAAGAACTGAAGGCTATACTGGGGCAGATATAGCTGCGGTTTGTAGAGAAGCAGCAATACTTGCTTTAAGAGAGGAATTCAAAGTAAGACCTGTTGAAATGAAGCACTTCTTAGAAGCATTGAAACACGTACCTCCAAGCCTGACAAGAACTGATATGGAAAGATATGAGAGAATGGCTAAAGAACTCAAGAGAATGGGCGGACTACCATATAGGGTCTAG
- a CDS encoding tRNA(Met) cytidine acetyltransferase TmcA, whose product MRIESGEDYTIPYSFQRFLRLYGKVIKDIVKGRFRTLMVISGSDPVFMGLLAAKAIQYYERQRHRYDKKKYSGLYVYHDEFDDAVLLKEVFNRNLNIKYTEFQYAVYERSERYLGSTFSFLIMDLTKDLKPNDLGRLVGIVEGGGLIILLTPPWDQWDTYMTIFKRNITVPQFPEPRHIFIKWVKSKLLKHDSIGIYDADNKRIIKKIELKREIKSSEEKIQIPQNTLFPRRVYEFALTRDQVEVIKLMEQLYEKPRKGKKKVIVITADRGRGKSCAVGIGSVGLIHVLRKVKPKPRILVTAPSPSNVQSLMMLARKVLDALGYKYEVIKREGNVIELRGEKFSIEYWEPINIPRIRGDIVIVDEAAGIHVPMLHKIWMSHNRLVFSTTIHGYEGAGRGFSVRFLTKIRNDKNTQLIEYEMTEPIRYSINDPIEEWQFKTLLLDAEPAELTSEDVKDIEEKNLIYVEYDPRYLFSEKGEEELRQLFGIYVLAHYRNEPDDLGMIADAPHHIVRAVKTRSGKIVCALQIAYEGRIDKDTASELLKGGRIPGNIIPDRFLKHLRYKGFAELFGWRIVRIATHPQVQGRGIGSWALSKLSEEAISKGLDWVAAGFGVNYELLRFWLKNGFYPLHISPDRNPVSGEYTLLVIKPLNKKTEEYVLKANKEFRLKLLDSLPIVYRDMEISVAMQLLDYGDSLISEVPNNIFSPVQIDRLWIYCMGPMTFEAAADIMHKLAKLHWLLSKDKRVELSRIKEAILIGKALQGKTWEELKSELRLHLKELHKFARDIACKYFRALTRKDPEIHEPGVEKLDYDLKIIF is encoded by the coding sequence TTGCGGATAGAAAGCGGTGAAGACTATACTATACCATATTCTTTTCAACGATTCCTTAGACTATATGGTAAGGTAATAAAAGATATTGTTAAGGGAAGATTCAGAACATTAATGGTCATATCAGGTAGTGACCCCGTTTTCATGGGTTTACTAGCTGCAAAAGCTATACAATACTATGAGAGACAAAGACATCGTTATGATAAGAAAAAGTATTCTGGACTATATGTTTATCACGACGAGTTTGACGATGCAGTTCTATTGAAAGAAGTATTTAATAGAAATCTCAATATTAAATATACTGAGTTTCAATACGCAGTCTATGAGCGTAGTGAACGATATCTAGGATCAACATTTTCATTCCTAATCATGGACTTAACTAAAGATCTTAAACCTAATGATCTTGGTCGATTAGTTGGTATAGTAGAGGGTGGCGGATTAATTATTCTACTAACTCCTCCATGGGATCAATGGGATACCTATATGACTATATTTAAACGAAACATAACTGTTCCACAATTTCCAGAGCCAAGACACATATTTATAAAATGGGTTAAATCCAAGCTTTTGAAACATGATTCTATAGGCATATATGATGCAGATAACAAACGTATTATCAAGAAAATAGAGTTAAAAAGAGAAATCAAATCATCCGAGGAGAAAATACAGATACCTCAAAACACTCTTTTCCCTAGACGCGTCTATGAATTTGCATTAACACGTGATCAAGTCGAAGTAATTAAGTTGATGGAGCAACTATATGAGAAACCACGTAAGGGCAAGAAAAAAGTCATAGTTATAACAGCTGATCGTGGCAGAGGAAAATCATGTGCTGTAGGAATTGGTTCTGTAGGATTAATACATGTTCTGAGAAAGGTAAAACCAAAACCTAGAATACTGGTAACAGCTCCTAGTCCAAGTAATGTTCAGTCCTTAATGATGCTTGCTAGAAAAGTATTAGATGCACTAGGCTATAAATACGAAGTTATCAAGAGAGAAGGTAACGTGATTGAGCTTAGAGGCGAAAAATTCAGTATTGAATATTGGGAACCAATCAATATTCCTAGAATTAGAGGAGATATTGTAATAGTTGATGAGGCCGCTGGAATACATGTTCCAATGCTCCATAAAATATGGATGAGTCATAATCGATTAGTTTTTTCAACTACTATACATGGATACGAAGGAGCAGGTAGAGGATTCTCTGTTAGGTTTCTCACTAAAATACGGAATGATAAAAACACACAGCTAATCGAGTATGAAATGACAGAACCTATACGTTACTCTATCAACGATCCAATAGAGGAATGGCAGTTTAAAACCCTTCTACTAGATGCTGAACCAGCAGAATTAACAAGTGAGGACGTAAAGGATATTGAAGAAAAGAACCTTATCTATGTAGAATACGATCCTCGTTACTTGTTTAGTGAAAAAGGAGAAGAGGAGTTAAGACAGTTATTTGGAATATATGTATTAGCACATTATCGGAACGAACCCGACGATCTTGGTATGATTGCTGATGCACCACATCATATCGTAAGAGCAGTAAAGACACGTAGCGGGAAAATAGTATGTGCTTTACAAATAGCTTATGAAGGCAGAATAGATAAGGATACAGCTAGTGAATTATTAAAGGGTGGTAGAATACCCGGTAATATAATTCCTGATAGATTCCTGAAGCATCTTAGATATAAGGGATTTGCAGAACTATTTGGATGGCGTATTGTGAGGATAGCGACACATCCACAAGTTCAAGGAAGAGGTATTGGTAGTTGGGCATTAAGTAAATTGTCTGAAGAAGCTATTAGTAAGGGGTTAGACTGGGTTGCAGCAGGTTTTGGAGTAAACTATGAATTATTAAGATTCTGGCTTAAAAACGGCTTCTACCCATTACATATAAGCCCAGATAGAAACCCTGTTAGCGGGGAATATACATTACTCGTCATAAAACCGCTGAATAAAAAAACCGAGGAATACGTGTTAAAGGCAAATAAGGAATTCAGGCTTAAACTCCTAGATTCACTTCCAATCGTTTATAGAGACATGGAGATAAGCGTTGCTATGCAATTGCTCGACTATGGTGATTCACTAATTAGCGAAGTTCCAAACAATATATTCTCGCCTGTTCAAATAGATCGTTTATGGATTTACTGTATGGGCCCAATGACGTTTGAAGCAGCAGCTGATATCATGCACAAACTAGCTAAGTTGCACTGGTTATTATCCAAGGATAAAAGAGTTGAGCTATCAAGAATAAAAGAAGCTATATTGATTGGAAAAGCTCTTCAAGGAAAGACTTGGGAAGAGTTAAAAAGTGAGCTTAGATTACATTTGAAAGAACTTCACAAATTTGCACGGGATATAGCGTGTAAATATTTTAGAGCTTTAACGAGAAAAGATCCCGAAATACATGAACCAGGAGTTGAGAAATTAGATTATGATTTAAAGATTATTTTCTAA